GGGTGCAGACCGAGCGTGTCCTGCCGGCGCAGGACAGCGCCAAGTTCGACCTGACCCTGGATGCCGCGGTACGCCCCGACGGTATCTTCTGTGAGCTGGAATACAGCCTGGAGCTGTTCGCGCCAGCGACCATCGAACGTCTCGCGGCAGGCTACAGCCTGCTGCTCGATGGCCTGATGAACCAGCCCGACGGGCCGGTGTGGCAGCTGCCGCTGCTCGATGAGGGCCAGCGCCACCGGCAGCTCGAACGCTGGAACGCCAGCGAACAGGCGCTGGTGCCGGGCGAGGACATGCTGGCGCTGTTCGAGCGCCAGGTCGCGGCGGCGCCTGAGCGCTGTGCGTTGATCTGCGGCGAGCAAACCCTGAGCTACGCCGCCCTCGATGCCCAGGCCAACCGCCTGGCTCACTGGCTGGTGGCCAATGGGGTGGGCTGCGACGAGCGGGTGGGGATCTGCCTGGAACGCGAGCCCGACCTGCTGGTGGCGCTGCTGGCGGTACACAAGGCCGGCGGCGCCTACCTGCCGATCGACCCTGGCCAACCGGCCGCGCGCAACAGCGATATCATCGGCCAGGCCCAGCCACGGCTGGTGCTGACACGGGCGAACCTGCAGCAGGTGGTGGGCAGCACGGCCCGGGTGGTGCTGCTGGAAACCCTGGACAGCGCCCTCGCGCTGCTGCCCCACAGTAGCCTCGAGCTGCCCGTGCACTCTCGGCAGCTGGCCTACACCCTGTATACCTCCGGTTCCACCGGGCGCCCCAAGGGCGTCGACATCGAGCGTGAGGCGTTCGTCAACTTCCTCCATGGCATCCAGGCCCATGTGCAGATGAGCGTTGCCGATCGGCTGCTGGCGGTGACCACCCTGGGCTTCGATATCGCCGGGCTGGAGCTGTTCCTGCCGCTGGTGCATGGCGCCACCGTGGTATTGGCCAGCCGTGCGGACAGCCTCGACCCGGGTGCATTGCTCGGCTTGATGCAGCGCCATGGCGTCAGTGTCATGCAGGCCACGCCAGCCACCTGGCAGATGCTGGTCGAGCACGACTCGCCAGCCTGGGCCGGGCTGCGCCTGCTGTGCGGCGGCGAGGCGCTCAAGGCCGATCTGGCCGAGCGCCTGTTGGCGCGCCAGGTGAACTTGCTGAACGTCTATGGCCCCACCGAAACCACCGTGTGGTCAGCCGTGCAGGCCGTCGAACAGGTGAGCCGCGCGATCCTGCCGATCGGCCGGCCGTTGGCCAACAACCGTCTGTATGTGCTCGACGAATACCTCGAACCGCAGCCGGTGGGTGTGGCTGGCGACCTGTACATCGGCGGCGCCGGCGTGGCCCGTGGCTATGCCGATCGTCCGGAGCTTACGGCTGCGGCCTTCGTGCCCAATCCCTTCGCCCAGCCGTCGGCGCCAGGGGCGCAGGCCGGCAGCCGTCTGTACCGCACCGGCGACCGGGCGTGCTACCGCGAAGACGGCAGCCTGGAGTTCCTCGGGCGCAGCGACTTCCAGGTCAAGCTGCGCGGTTTCCGTATCGAGCTGGGCGAGATCGAAAGCGCGCTGGTGGCTCTGCCGGGTGTCTCCCAGGCGGTGGTCGTGCTGCGTCGGGCACCGGCTGGCCAGGACCTGCTGGTGGCTTATCTGTGCCACGACGCGGGCGCGTTCGACAGCGCCTGGGCGCAGCAGCAACTGCGCCAGTGCCTGCCGACCTACATGGTTCCGAGCGCGTTCGTGGTGTTGGCCAGCCTGCCCCTGAACGCCAATGGCAAGGTCGACCGCAAGGCCTTGCCCGAGCCCGAATGGGAAGGCGCCGACGATGCCAGCGACGAGGCCCTGGCCGGGCCGTGGCAGGAGGGCCTGGCACAGATCTGGCGCGAGGTGCTCGGCATCTGGCCGATCGCCCCCCGCGCCGAGTTGTTCCGCCTGGGGGCGCAGTCCCTGCAACTGGTGAGGATCCAGGCGCGCATCCGCCAGTACTTCGCCTGCGAGGTCGCCCTGGCCCAGTTGTTCGCCAACCCGGTGCTGGCCGACATGGCGGCGCTGATCGAG
The sequence above is drawn from the Pseudomonas putida genome and encodes:
- a CDS encoding non-ribosomal peptide synthetase, whose translation is MDNLDDALLALLQSDAQAQPDPLLMRAHDSPQLLSFAQQRLWFLQRLAPLSTAYNLTRAFICNGALNVQALRQAFTALVERHGVLRTRFIEIDGEPRQEMLASAAFFLHERSFPDVVEAARHDHLQGLLGIEDGCAFDLSQAPLLKVELIRYDATCHGLLLKMHHIVSDAWSNPILVADLASAYAQAVRGDTPRLPSLPVQYIDYALWQRERLGGAAPQADLDYWKHYLGSQVPVLELPTDFPRPAQQGLRGQRLRWQLPAAQAEQVQAFCRSNGSSALVILLAAWQVLLARYSGQQAFAVGVPHGGRNHEALDELLGFFVNTLVYRVDLGPQLTGRALCERLRQESLNALQHAEVPFELLLEHLDVERDASRTPVFQAMFNLSSGAAVNFGLAGVQTERVLPAQDSAKFDLTLDAAVRPDGIFCELEYSLELFAPATIERLAAGYSLLLDGLMNQPDGPVWQLPLLDEGQRHRQLERWNASEQALVPGEDMLALFERQVAAAPERCALICGEQTLSYAALDAQANRLAHWLVANGVGCDERVGICLEREPDLLVALLAVHKAGGAYLPIDPGQPAARNSDIIGQAQPRLVLTRANLQQVVGSTARVVLLETLDSALALLPHSSLELPVHSRQLAYTLYTSGSTGRPKGVDIEREAFVNFLHGIQAHVQMSVADRLLAVTTLGFDIAGLELFLPLVHGATVVLASRADSLDPGALLGLMQRHGVSVMQATPATWQMLVEHDSPAWAGLRLLCGGEALKADLAERLLARQVNLLNVYGPTETTVWSAVQAVEQVSRAILPIGRPLANNRLYVLDEYLEPQPVGVAGDLYIGGAGVARGYADRPELTAAAFVPNPFAQPSAPGAQAGSRLYRTGDRACYREDGSLEFLGRSDFQVKLRGFRIELGEIESALVALPGVSQAVVVLRRAPAGQDLLVAYLCHDAGAFDSAWAQQQLRQCLPTYMVPSAFVVLASLPLNANGKVDRKALPEPEWEGADDASDEALAGPWQEGLAQIWREVLGIWPIAPRAELFRLGAQSLQLVRIQARIRQYFACEVALAQLFANPVLADMAALIEQACATPVVDELAEIEKLLLAFE